The following are from one region of the Periophthalmus magnuspinnatus isolate fPerMag1 chromosome 5, fPerMag1.2.pri, whole genome shotgun sequence genome:
- the fam72a gene encoding protein FAM72A, whose product MSTSNANFKNKCVSQVNCIFCDSLLCTRGMKAVLLADTEVELFSTDIPPNRTVDFVASCYSTESCKCKLRDIACLKCGNVVGYHVVAPCKPCLLSCNNGHFWMFNSDAVSTLNRLDSTGLNLLLWGDLPELGDSENEESETPSEEECIR is encoded by the exons ATGTCTACATCCAACgctaattttaaaaacaaatgtgtaagCCAGGTGAACTGCATCTTCTGCGACAGTCTGCTCTGCACAAGAGGGATGAAAGCTGTACTTCTTGCAGACACCGAGGTTGAACTGTTTTCGACCGATATTCCTCCAAACag AACTGTTGACTTTGTGGCCAGCTGCTACTCCACTGAAAGCTGTAAATGCAAACTGCGAGACATAGCCTGCCTCAAGTG TGGTAATGTAGTGGGGTATCACGTGGTGGCCCCCTGTAAGCCCTGCCTGCTCTCCTGTAATAATGGACACTTCTGGATGTTCAACAGTGACGCCGTCTCCACCCTCAACAGACTGGATTCAACAG GCCTTAACCTCCTCCTTTGGGGCGACCTCCCCGAGCTCGGCGACAGCGAGAATGAGGAATCAGAAACGCCGTCAGAGGAAGAGTGCATCAGGTAA